A region from the Roseofilum reptotaenium CS-1145 genome encodes:
- a CDS encoding Uma2 family endonuclease — MTVTTYKWAIAPYHHAIRAGIFNDQNLELIRGELIVMPPEGEPHAYYNSEVGDYLRSLLGNRVKIREAHPITLRNDSEPVPDLAIVQPLGRVYLEHHPYPGDIFWIIEFANTTLTQDTTTKKQLYAESGIPEYWVVNLQDDQLQVYTQPKNGDYAKETILTTGTLSPTAFKDVEIRVQRVLNA, encoded by the coding sequence ATGACTGTTACTACATATAAATGGGCGATCGCCCCTTATCACCACGCCATCCGTGCCGGGATATTCAACGACCAAAACCTCGAACTGATACGCGGAGAACTCATCGTTATGCCACCAGAGGGAGAACCCCACGCCTACTACAACAGTGAAGTTGGGGACTATCTGCGGAGTCTGTTGGGTAACCGTGTCAAAATCCGTGAAGCGCACCCCATCACCCTTCGCAATGACTCAGAACCCGTTCCAGATCTGGCCATTGTTCAACCTCTGGGACGAGTCTACCTGGAACACCATCCCTATCCTGGGGACATCTTTTGGATTATCGAATTTGCCAACACCACCCTGACTCAAGATACAACGACTAAAAAACAACTCTACGCTGAATCAGGAATCCCCGAATACTGGGTTGTTAATCTCCAAGATGATCAACTCCAGGTTTACACCCAGCCCAAAAATGGGGACTATGCGAAAGAAACAATCCTAACCACCGGAACCCTATCCCCCACAGCTTTTAAGGATGTCGAGATTCGAGTCCAACGGGTCCTTAACGCTTAG